In Kitasatospora viridis, the following are encoded in one genomic region:
- a CDS encoding RICIN domain-containing protein has protein sequence MTRPTRTTRTSRVLGALVAAALTLTTGALATTASAQPPSYTPPSGTHTLVTGGLALDVPGSSSNDGTQLDTATVNGGTSQNWQFDQQPDGSYHLVNGSSGRCAEVNGGSLNAGAVVDQWKCDSTSTNEFWTLTSLSNGSYVVSSVRSGLVLTAASSADGATLTQQVNTNSPQQQWTIGSTLPLLSGTHSLVTGGQALLNDGQPITRSVNDPLPPDSGAVESWQFVRTAAYTYKIVSVPTDSCVILDSTHEIVEQGDCAGPGSAWAITTLSNGSFTIASEPTGQLLTSNGEGALVTLQPNSNSPQQQWTIGPDTPVPSGVHTLVTGGLALDVPGGSSNDGTQLDTATVNGGTSQNWQFDQQPDGSYHLVNSSSGRCAEVNGGSLNAGAVVDQWKCDSTSTNEFWTLTPLSNGSYLVSSVRSGLVLTAASTADGATLTQQVNTNSPQQQWTIS, from the coding sequence ATGACTCGACCGACTCGAACGACTCGAACGAGCAGAGTCCTCGGCGCACTCGTCGCCGCGGCCCTGACCCTGACCACCGGAGCCCTCGCAACCACCGCCTCGGCCCAGCCGCCCAGTTACACGCCTCCGTCCGGAACCCACACCCTGGTCACCGGCGGGCTGGCCCTCGACGTCCCCGGCAGCAGCTCCAACGACGGCACCCAGCTCGACACCGCAACCGTGAACGGTGGCACCAGTCAGAACTGGCAGTTCGACCAGCAGCCCGACGGCTCCTACCACCTCGTCAACGGCTCCTCGGGCCGGTGCGCCGAGGTCAACGGCGGGTCGCTCAACGCGGGCGCCGTGGTGGACCAGTGGAAGTGCGACTCCACCAGCACCAACGAGTTCTGGACCCTCACATCGCTGTCGAACGGCTCCTACGTCGTCTCGTCGGTGCGCAGCGGGCTGGTGCTGACCGCTGCTTCGAGCGCCGACGGCGCCACGCTCACCCAGCAGGTGAACACCAATTCGCCGCAGCAGCAGTGGACGATCGGCTCGACCCTGCCCCTCCTGAGCGGAACCCACAGCCTGGTCACCGGCGGCCAGGCCCTCTTGAACGACGGACAGCCCATCACGCGCTCTGTGAACGACCCGCTGCCGCCTGACAGCGGTGCCGTCGAAAGCTGGCAGTTCGTCAGGACGGCCGCCTACACCTACAAAATCGTCAGCGTCCCCACCGATTCTTGCGTCATCCTCGACAGTACCCATGAGATTGTGGAACAAGGTGACTGTGCCGGCCCCGGCTCCGCCTGGGCCATCACGACGCTGTCGAACGGCTCCTTCACCATCGCCTCGGAGCCCACCGGTCAGCTGCTCACCTCGAACGGTGAAGGCGCCCTGGTGACGCTCCAGCCGAACAGCAACTCGCCGCAGCAGCAGTGGACGATCGGCCCGGACACCCCCGTCCCGAGCGGAGTCCACACCCTGGTCACCGGCGGGCTGGCCCTCGATGTCCCCGGCGGCAGCTCCAACGACGGCACCCAGCTCGACACCGCAACCGTGAACGGTGGCACCAGTCAGAACTGGCAGTTCGACCAGCAGCCCGACGGCTCCTACCACCTCGTCAACAGCTCCTCGGGCCGGTGCGCCGAGGTCAACGGCGGGTCGCTCAACGCGGGCGCCGTGGTGGACCAGTGGAAGTGCGACTCCACCAGCACCAACGAGTTCTGGACCCTCACACCGCTGTCGAACGGCTCCTACCTCGTCTCCTCGGTGCGCAGCGGACTGGTGCTGACCGCTGCTTCGACCGCCGACGGCGCCACGCTCACCCAGCAGGTGAACACCAACTCGCCGCAGCAGCAGTGGACGATCAGCTGA
- a CDS encoding GNAT family N-acetyltransferase — translation MSIVVRSADLATEADEIAKLLVDYLTAALEELRVTFGIEDSPTDVSATRASLRTYEDPSTVLLVAEDEAHGLVGVAGLRTIAPGVVEVKRMYVVPDFRGLRVGAQLLDRLLDEAEWLGASTVRLDTARFMADAQGLYRSRGFAERAAYPGSEIPPHLQQYWIFFERSIEPTP, via the coding sequence GTGTCCATCGTCGTCCGAAGCGCCGACCTCGCCACCGAGGCCGATGAGATCGCGAAGCTGCTGGTCGATTACCTGACGGCGGCCCTCGAAGAGCTGCGGGTGACCTTCGGCATCGAGGACTCCCCCACCGACGTCTCGGCGACGCGCGCCTCGCTGCGCACGTACGAGGATCCGTCGACCGTGCTGCTGGTGGCCGAGGACGAGGCGCACGGGTTGGTGGGGGTGGCCGGGCTGCGGACCATCGCGCCCGGCGTCGTCGAGGTGAAGCGGATGTACGTGGTGCCGGACTTCCGCGGGCTGCGGGTCGGGGCACAGCTGCTCGACCGGCTGCTCGACGAGGCCGAGTGGCTGGGGGCGTCGACGGTCCGGCTGGACACCGCCCGGTTCATGGCGGATGCCCAGGGCCTGTACCGCTCGCGCGGCTTCGCCGAGCGGGCGGCCTACCCGGGGTCGGAGATCCCGCCGCACCTCCAGCAGTACTGGATCTTCTTCGAGCGCAGCATCGAGCCCACCCCGTGA
- a CDS encoding glycosyltransferase 87 family protein, whose translation MSAGSLSRRSGRSGRSAPAWAAAPAPAPAGRGKHRRGATRGGRALGTGALLAVGACAALMVLLGLLGPSAVEPDFGPTATLPPWFVAGHPSDLLVWAAVAVVLLLGTAAVAAGLAALRRGWAPRPGRLLLAGAAAVGGLLCVPPLGTTDPLNYAAYGRAAALGLNPYVQTPADLAQHGDPIGRLALAEPWLHTPSVYGPVATATQWFASLLGGTSMLRTVWVLSVLSGAAFLATGALLLRLAGPDPARRVRSQLLWTLNPVLLWNLVAGPHVDTIGAFLLVAAFWAVRRSGLGAGLAVAAATAVKLTMGIFALPFAWGLRHHRRRLAAAVAAGAVSLALGYGLTPKAIGNARDVSSGAAADGTAWQLLERTLLVPVLGTSGAQSAMTVLQLLAVALLAVLLLAALPVPEEQDLPRLIARPALAVVLAYLLGTAYVRPWYDAIAWVLVALLARSWADWVLIAHTTLLTLVYDPGLAHLLHPAWLYSLVLQIAYRLVPWSQLLLLLAVVATCLWRIRADRIGRRVRRSGPPMQPGGVGGGS comes from the coding sequence GTGTCCGCAGGATCGCTGTCCAGGCGCTCCGGACGCTCCGGACGGTCCGCGCCGGCCTGGGCGGCCGCTCCTGCGCCCGCCCCGGCGGGGCGGGGCAAGCACCGGCGCGGTGCGACGCGCGGCGGACGCGCGCTCGGCACCGGGGCACTGCTGGCCGTCGGCGCCTGCGCGGCGCTGATGGTGCTGCTCGGCCTGCTCGGACCCTCCGCCGTGGAACCGGACTTCGGGCCCACCGCCACGCTGCCGCCGTGGTTCGTCGCCGGCCACCCGTCGGACCTGCTGGTGTGGGCCGCGGTCGCCGTGGTGCTGCTGCTCGGCACGGCCGCCGTGGCAGCCGGCCTGGCCGCCCTGCGGCGCGGCTGGGCGCCGCGACCCGGGCGCCTGCTGCTGGCCGGCGCGGCGGCGGTCGGCGGCCTGCTCTGCGTGCCGCCGCTCGGCACCACCGACCCGCTCAACTACGCCGCCTACGGCCGCGCCGCCGCCCTCGGCCTGAACCCGTACGTGCAGACCCCCGCCGACCTGGCCCAGCACGGCGACCCGATCGGCCGCCTCGCGCTCGCCGAACCCTGGCTGCACACCCCCTCCGTCTACGGCCCGGTGGCCACCGCCACCCAGTGGTTCGCCTCGCTGCTCGGCGGCACCTCGATGCTGCGCACCGTCTGGGTGCTCTCCGTGCTCAGTGGCGCCGCCTTCCTCGCCACCGGCGCCCTGCTGCTCCGGCTGGCCGGCCCCGACCCGGCCCGCCGGGTGCGCTCCCAACTGCTCTGGACGCTCAACCCGGTGCTGCTGTGGAACCTGGTCGCCGGGCCGCACGTGGACACCATCGGCGCGTTCCTGCTGGTCGCCGCGTTCTGGGCGGTGCGTCGCTCGGGCCTCGGCGCCGGGCTGGCCGTCGCGGCGGCCACCGCCGTCAAACTCACCATGGGGATCTTCGCGCTCCCGTTCGCCTGGGGCCTGCGCCACCACCGGCGCCGGCTCGCCGCAGCCGTCGCCGCCGGCGCGGTGTCCCTGGCACTCGGCTACGGACTCACCCCGAAGGCGATCGGCAACGCCCGCGACGTCAGCAGCGGCGCCGCCGCCGACGGCACCGCCTGGCAACTGCTCGAACGCACCCTGCTGGTGCCCGTCCTCGGCACCTCCGGCGCCCAGTCCGCCATGACGGTGCTGCAACTCCTCGCGGTCGCCCTGCTCGCCGTGCTGCTGCTCGCCGCGCTCCCCGTCCCCGAGGAACAGGACCTGCCCCGCCTCATCGCCCGCCCCGCGCTCGCCGTCGTCCTCGCCTACCTGCTCGGCACCGCCTACGTGCGCCCCTGGTACGACGCGATCGCCTGGGTCCTGGTCGCCCTGCTGGCCCGCTCCTGGGCCGACTGGGTGCTGATCGCCCACACCACCCTGCTCACCCTGGTGTACGACCCCGGCCTGGCCCACCTGCTCCACCCGGCCTGGCTCTACTCGCTGGTGCTGCAGATCGCGTACCGGCTGGTGCCGTGGTCGCAACTGCTGTTGCTGCTGGCGGTGGTGGCGACCTGCCTGTGGCGGATCCGGGCCGACCGGATCGGTCGTCGGGTGCGTCGTTCCGGTCCGCCGATGCAGCCCGGTGGTGTCGGTGGCGGGTCGTAG
- a CDS encoding NADP-dependent oxidoreductase, translating into MRTVRFHENGEPVDVLRLETVPVPEPGPGRIRVAVHACGLAPADWALCRGLFPGSLPRGIGCDVSGIVEAVGAGVTDVAVGDRVFGTADFGGQPSAGAADRAVLDHWFPVPEGLDLTRAAALPMALSTASWHLARLGLAADLTILVNGAGTTVGYAAVQIALVRGARVIATAGRTYAEQLRDLGATVVGYGEGLAERLKALGVGQVDLVFDTAPPSGALPELVEVVGGDPHRVLTCSDLAAAPEIGVRDTFHEDPAKRTDDELFGVFPEFAQLAAEGRFTVPVAGTFPLADWRTALEISLTGHARGKLLLLPAVGADQPQPRTGDR; encoded by the coding sequence ATGCGCACGGTGCGCTTCCACGAGAACGGCGAGCCCGTCGACGTCCTGCGCCTGGAGACCGTTCCCGTGCCCGAGCCGGGCCCCGGCCGCATCCGTGTCGCCGTGCACGCGTGCGGACTGGCCCCGGCCGACTGGGCGCTGTGCCGCGGGCTCTTCCCCGGGAGCCTGCCGCGCGGCATCGGCTGCGACGTCTCGGGCATCGTCGAGGCCGTCGGCGCGGGCGTCACGGACGTGGCCGTCGGCGACCGCGTGTTCGGCACCGCCGACTTCGGCGGCCAGCCGAGCGCCGGCGCGGCGGACCGCGCCGTGCTGGACCACTGGTTCCCCGTGCCCGAGGGCCTGGACCTCACCCGGGCCGCCGCGCTCCCGATGGCACTGAGCACCGCGTCCTGGCACCTCGCGCGACTCGGCCTGGCCGCGGACCTCACGATCCTGGTCAACGGCGCCGGAACCACCGTCGGCTACGCGGCCGTTCAGATCGCCCTCGTCCGCGGGGCGCGGGTGATCGCGACCGCCGGTCGGACCTACGCCGAGCAGTTGCGCGACCTCGGGGCCACGGTGGTCGGCTACGGCGAGGGCCTGGCCGAGCGGCTCAAGGCCCTCGGCGTTGGCCAGGTCGACCTCGTCTTCGACACCGCGCCGCCCAGCGGCGCCCTGCCCGAACTCGTCGAGGTCGTCGGTGGCGATCCCCACCGCGTGCTGACCTGCTCCGACCTGGCCGCGGCGCCGGAGATCGGGGTGCGCGACACCTTCCACGAAGACCCGGCGAAGCGGACCGACGACGAACTCTTCGGCGTCTTCCCCGAGTTCGCCCAGCTGGCCGCCGAAGGAAGGTTCACCGTGCCGGTCGCCGGAACCTTCCCCCTCGCGGACTGGCGCACCGCCCTGGAGATCAGCCTGACCGGGCACGCCCGCGGGAAGCTCCTGCTCCTGCCCGCCGTCGGCGCCGATCAACCACAACCGCGGACGGGAGACCGGTGA
- a CDS encoding NUDIX hydrolase, whose amino-acid sequence MIRSVFDQRPLDAAVADAGSATLEFDRARAWLRSALVGAVEPLGAEVWVLDAALEQIVLVRHPWRGLVPPGGKVEPGECPRDGAARELAEETGLRPRLLERPAAVAVRSFGPGLPQTLSLSYAAIGDPAHPLIAEDGQPAAWTRLDQGWDSCFPDDVLRVRQYVELLRSGSAAY is encoded by the coding sequence ATGATCCGTAGCGTGTTCGACCAGCGTCCGCTTGACGCCGCCGTTGCTGACGCAGGGAGTGCGACGCTGGAGTTCGACCGGGCCAGGGCCTGGCTGCGCTCTGCGCTGGTCGGCGCCGTGGAGCCGCTGGGCGCCGAGGTGTGGGTCCTGGACGCGGCCCTGGAGCAGATCGTGCTGGTCCGCCATCCGTGGCGCGGGCTGGTCCCGCCAGGCGGCAAGGTCGAGCCCGGAGAGTGTCCGCGTGACGGCGCGGCCCGGGAACTCGCCGAGGAAACCGGGCTGCGGCCACGGTTGTTGGAGCGGCCCGCCGCGGTGGCGGTGCGGTCGTTCGGCCCGGGTCTGCCGCAGACGCTGTCCCTCTCCTACGCCGCGATCGGCGACCCGGCACACCCGCTGATCGCGGAGGACGGGCAGCCTGCGGCCTGGACCCGGCTGGACCAGGGCTGGGACAGTTGCTTCCCCGACGACGTGCTGCGTGTTCGACAGTACGTGGAGCTGCTGAGATCGGGTTCCGCCGCCTACTGA
- a CDS encoding class I SAM-dependent methyltransferase — protein sequence MTSDDQSKVNDYDSFAEAYTGENETNLINAHYERPAMLALAGEVAGRRILDAGCGSGPLSAALRERGAVLSGFDASAGMLELARRRLGEGADLTVAELGGPLPYPDGAFDDVVASLVLHYLEDWGPALAELRRVLKPGGRLIASVDHPFAVNLMHRQADRAAEYNYFATTNWTAEWAMGGRTARMSFWHRPLHAMVEAFTAAGFRITVIDEPAPDPAVRELFPEAVAAGPRFLCFLFFVLQADQ from the coding sequence ATGACTTCTGACGATCAGTCGAAGGTGAACGACTACGACAGCTTCGCCGAGGCGTACACGGGCGAGAACGAGACCAACCTGATCAACGCCCACTACGAACGCCCCGCGATGCTGGCCCTGGCCGGGGAGGTGGCCGGGCGGCGGATCCTCGACGCCGGGTGCGGCTCCGGGCCGCTCTCCGCGGCGCTGCGCGAGCGCGGTGCCGTCCTGAGCGGGTTCGACGCGAGTGCCGGGATGCTGGAGCTGGCCCGGCGGCGGCTCGGCGAGGGCGCGGACCTGACGGTGGCCGAGCTCGGTGGCCCGCTGCCTTACCCTGACGGCGCGTTCGACGACGTGGTCGCGTCCCTGGTGCTGCACTACCTGGAGGACTGGGGGCCCGCACTGGCCGAGCTGCGCCGGGTGCTCAAGCCCGGCGGCCGACTGATCGCCTCGGTCGACCACCCCTTCGCCGTCAACCTGATGCACCGCCAGGCCGACCGTGCGGCCGAGTACAACTACTTCGCCACCACCAACTGGACCGCGGAGTGGGCCATGGGCGGCCGGACCGCCCGGATGAGCTTCTGGCACCGGCCGCTGCACGCGATGGTCGAGGCCTTCACCGCCGCGGGCTTCCGGATCACGGTCATCGACGAGCCGGCACCCGATCCGGCCGTCCGCGAGCTGTTCCCGGAAGCCGTCGCGGCGGGGCCGCGCTTCCTGTGCTTCCTGTTCTTCGTGCTCCAGGCCGACCAGTAG
- a CDS encoding NCS1 family nucleobase:cation symporter-1 — protein MSSDAPSGSGPAGEQVVQPDGRVALAAGVRLTDPRFANPDLAPVPLERRTWGVYNYLSLWVGMAHNIPSWTLASGLVALGMDWKQAVLTIALGNLIVLVPMLLIGHAGTKYGIPFPVVARSAFGLRGANLPALVRAAVACAWFGIQTWLGGEAIFLLAGKVIGHGWQDAASVGGYPWTQWASFLAFWVLQLLIIVRGMETLRRFEGWAAPAVLLGAFALLGWITNKAGGFGPLLDQPSKLGWGHQFWKVFFPSLMGMIGFWSTLSLNIPDFTRFGGSQRAQVRGQALGLPTTMTLFALLSVLVTSGSQAVYGAPIWDPIQLAAKIGSTAGTLIALLTVLVATVSVNIAANVVSPAYDLAHLWPRRINFRRGALITGVLGIVIFPWKLISNPHLYIYTWLGVVGGLLGTVAGILIADYWLLRRTSLRLAGLYRQDGDYWYAAGWNWRAVTALLVGGLLAVGGSYGGPFPAHGLIPFLKPLADYGWAVGLASALLLYLLLNAGRSSRD, from the coding sequence TTGTCCTCCGACGCACCGTCAGGATCCGGTCCGGCCGGGGAGCAGGTGGTCCAGCCCGACGGGCGGGTCGCGCTCGCCGCCGGGGTCCGGCTCACCGATCCCCGGTTCGCCAATCCCGACCTCGCGCCCGTGCCGCTGGAGCGGCGCACCTGGGGCGTCTACAACTACCTGAGCCTGTGGGTCGGGATGGCCCACAACATCCCGTCCTGGACGCTCGCCTCGGGGCTGGTCGCGCTCGGCATGGACTGGAAGCAGGCCGTCCTCACCATCGCGCTCGGCAACCTGATCGTGCTGGTGCCGATGCTGCTGATCGGCCACGCTGGCACCAAGTACGGCATCCCGTTCCCGGTGGTCGCCCGCTCCGCCTTCGGCCTGCGCGGCGCCAACCTGCCGGCCCTGGTGCGGGCGGCGGTGGCCTGCGCGTGGTTCGGGATCCAGACCTGGCTGGGCGGGGAGGCGATCTTCCTGCTGGCCGGCAAGGTGATCGGGCACGGCTGGCAGGACGCGGCCTCGGTGGGCGGGTACCCGTGGACGCAGTGGGCCTCGTTCCTGGCGTTCTGGGTGCTGCAACTGCTGATCATCGTGCGGGGCATGGAGACCCTGCGGCGGTTCGAGGGGTGGGCGGCGCCCGCGGTGCTGCTGGGGGCCTTCGCACTGCTGGGGTGGATCACCAACAAGGCGGGCGGGTTCGGGCCGCTGCTCGACCAGCCGTCCAAACTGGGCTGGGGCCACCAGTTCTGGAAGGTCTTCTTCCCCTCGCTGATGGGGATGATCGGGTTCTGGTCCACGCTCTCGCTCAACATCCCCGACTTCACGAGGTTCGGCGGCAGCCAGCGGGCCCAGGTCCGGGGCCAGGCGCTCGGACTGCCGACCACCATGACCCTGTTCGCGCTGCTCTCGGTGCTGGTCACCTCCGGCTCCCAGGCCGTCTACGGCGCGCCGATCTGGGACCCGATCCAGCTGGCCGCCAAGATCGGCAGCACGGCCGGGACCCTGATCGCGCTGCTGACGGTCCTGGTGGCGACGGTCTCGGTGAACATCGCCGCCAACGTCGTCTCGCCCGCCTACGACCTGGCGCACCTGTGGCCGCGCCGGATCAACTTCCGCCGCGGGGCGCTGATCACCGGCGTGCTCGGGATCGTGATCTTCCCCTGGAAGCTGATCTCCAACCCGCACCTGTACATCTACACCTGGCTCGGCGTGGTCGGCGGCCTGCTCGGCACCGTCGCGGGCATCCTGATCGCCGACTACTGGCTGCTGCGCCGCACCAGCCTGCGCCTGGCCGGCCTCTACCGGCAGGACGGCGACTACTGGTACGCGGCCGGCTGGAACTGGCGCGCCGTCACCGCCCTGCTGGTGGGCGGCCTCCTCGCCGTCGGCGGCTCCTACGGCGGCCCGTTCCCCGCCCACGGCCTGATCCCGTTCCTCAAGCCGCTCGCCGACTACGGCTGGGCGGTCGGCCTGGCCTCGGCACTGCTCCTCTACCTGCTGCTCAACGCCGGTCGCAGCAGCCGGGATTGA
- a CDS encoding aminoglycoside phosphotransferase family protein yields the protein MAQNTPVPADLWRWVTANLPGVDQVVDVSWPKAQSQVWRVSAGDRAAYVKISPSTLHHQREIAGYRHAERALDPDGAPRLLAADPGLRAVMSSPQPGRVVRDLPLAPQDEQRVYELAGRALRRWHDASAPATDQDREAIAASMAQQADEAAGCLDSIGDQIDAAQRALVRCAAEELPQLARQLPVVYRHGDFATRNWLWDGPSGVLGLIDFETAAHGLAAEEYTWLYGAVWVLRPDLGRAFFDGYGRSLSDGEDRLLHLLTTRLAVSYLNTGLVKNDTVLIERGRLALTRLLAAVSRRAA from the coding sequence ATGGCCCAGAACACCCCCGTCCCCGCCGACCTGTGGCGATGGGTCACCGCCAACCTGCCGGGCGTGGACCAGGTCGTGGACGTGTCCTGGCCCAAGGCGCAGTCCCAGGTGTGGCGCGTGAGCGCCGGCGACCGGGCCGCGTACGTGAAGATCAGCCCGAGCACCCTGCACCACCAGCGCGAGATCGCCGGCTACCGGCACGCCGAACGCGCCTTGGACCCCGACGGTGCGCCCCGCCTGCTGGCCGCCGACCCCGGTCTACGGGCCGTCATGAGCTCGCCGCAGCCCGGGCGCGTCGTCCGCGACCTGCCCCTGGCCCCTCAGGACGAGCAGCGGGTGTACGAGCTCGCCGGCCGCGCGTTGCGCCGCTGGCACGACGCCTCCGCCCCGGCCACCGACCAGGACCGGGAAGCCATCGCAGCGTCCATGGCGCAGCAGGCCGACGAGGCCGCCGGGTGCCTGGACAGCATCGGCGACCAGATCGATGCCGCCCAGCGCGCGCTGGTGCGGTGCGCGGCCGAGGAACTGCCGCAGCTGGCCCGCCAGCTGCCCGTGGTCTACCGGCACGGCGACTTCGCCACCCGCAACTGGCTGTGGGACGGCCCGAGCGGTGTCCTCGGGCTGATCGACTTCGAGACGGCCGCCCACGGGCTCGCCGCCGAGGAGTACACCTGGCTGTACGGCGCGGTGTGGGTGCTGCGCCCTGACCTCGGGAGGGCGTTCTTCGACGGGTACGGCCGCTCGCTGTCGGACGGCGAGGACCGCCTCCTGCACCTGCTGACGACCCGCCTCGCCGTCTCCTACCTGAACACCGGCCTGGTCAAGAACGACACCGTGCTCATCGAGCGGGGCCGGCTCGCCCTGACCCGCCTGCTGGCGGCTGTTTCCAGGAGAGCCGCGTAG
- a CDS encoding TetR/AcrR family transcriptional regulator, with protein sequence MATEPSPAAQQPLRADAARNRETVLAAATRAFAASDTEPSMREIARQAGVGVATLFRHFPTREALVDAVYQDQVVRLTAGARELLAGHPPAQALRLWMDLFADWQATKHGMTDTLLAMIDSGEISLAHTRQELLSAITTILDAGATAGDIRADARADDVAAGSLGMLAVAAKSGEPAQARRLLDLLMDGLRPR encoded by the coding sequence ATGGCCACCGAACCGTCCCCGGCAGCCCAGCAGCCGCTGCGCGCCGACGCCGCGCGCAACCGCGAGACCGTGCTCGCGGCGGCCACCCGCGCCTTCGCCGCCTCCGACACCGAGCCGTCGATGCGCGAGATCGCTCGACAGGCGGGCGTCGGCGTCGCCACCCTCTTCCGCCACTTCCCGACCCGGGAAGCGCTCGTCGACGCCGTCTACCAGGACCAGGTCGTCCGACTGACGGCCGGGGCACGCGAGTTGCTCGCCGGTCACCCGCCCGCGCAGGCGCTACGGCTGTGGATGGACCTGTTCGCGGACTGGCAGGCCACCAAGCACGGCATGACCGACACCCTGCTCGCCATGATCGATTCCGGCGAGATCTCCCTCGCCCACACCCGGCAGGAGCTCCTGTCGGCCATCACCACGATCCTCGACGCCGGCGCCACCGCCGGGGACATCCGCGCCGACGCCCGCGCCGACGACGTCGCCGCCGGCAGCCTCGGCATGCTCGCCGTCGCCGCCAAGTCCGGAGAGCCTGCTCAGGCCCGGCGCCTGCTCGACCTGCTCATGGACGGCCTCAGACCGCGCTGA